The Phoenix dactylifera cultivar Barhee BC4 chromosome 17, palm_55x_up_171113_PBpolish2nd_filt_p, whole genome shotgun sequence genome contains a region encoding:
- the LOC103716625 gene encoding putative GEM-like protein 8 produces the protein MEASSNVKKPSHDQVIGIPITCVRYAAECRGKPASASQAGSLCLQSTSYGSSQFRQKRVGSAIDWMSKFSKKADSYAKGIRDHVSLGPNISETVKGKLSLGARILQAGGVKRVFRQNFSVEKGEKLLKAFQCYLSTTAGPIAGLLFISTKKITFRSDRSLTLTSPRGELARVPYKVLIPLERIKRASQSENANKPNEKYMQIVTKDEFEFWFMGFVSYQRSFMYLRQAISDSEARFLQ, from the exons ATGGAAGCTTCATCAAATGTGAAGAAGCCAAGCCATGATCAAGTCATTGGCATTCCTATCACCTGTGTCAGATATGCAGCTGAGTGTCGAGGCAAACCTGCTTCTGCTTCTCAGGCTGGTAGCTTATGTCTCCAGTCCACCTCATATGGTTCCTCCCAATTCAGACAGA AAAGAGTGGGTTCAGCAATTGATTGGATGAGCAAGTTCAGCAAAAAAGCAGATAGCTACGCGAAAGGCATCCGAGATCATG TCAGTTTGGGGCCCAATATCTCCGAAACTGTGAAGGGAAAGTTGAGCTTGGGTGCAAGGATTCTTCAAGCAGGAGGCGTCAAGAGAGTCTTCAGACAAAATTTCTCTGTTGAAAAAGGAGAGAAGCTGCTGAAGGCTTTTCAGTGCTATCTGTCAACCACGGCCGGTCCTATTGCAGGGCTGCTCTTTATTTCAACTAAGAAGATTACGTTCCGTAGTGATAGATCCCTAACGCTCACTTCTCCCCGAGGAGAATTGGCCAGAGTTCCCTACAAG GTTTTGATCCCATTAGAAAGGATAAAGAGAGCCAGCCAGAGTGAGAATGCGAACAAGCCAAACGAAAAGTACATGCAGATAGTTACTAAGGATGAATTTGAGTTCTGGTTTATGGGTTTTGTTAGTTATCAGAGATCTTTCATGTACTTGAGGCAAGCTATCTCAGATTCAGAAGCAAGATTTTTGCAGTAA